CGCGACGGGGGGAGGGCCCGCTCCTTCGTCCTCCAGTCTCCCCGATCGGGGCCCCTTCAGGGGCGTCTCGAGTCCGATCTGGTCCTTCTTTCCTCGGGTCCCTCGTCCCTGTCTCGCTTCGACGGGGCCCTTGCGGCGAAGGAGGGCAGAGAGGACCTTCGCTGGGACCTCCGTCCCCAGTGGCCGACCCATCTGCGCCTGAATTTCGGCGGCGAGGGAGCCTTTCGGCTTTCCCTGGCCTGGAAGGCCGACGGAATGCCCAACGAACTGGTCTGGCGCGTCGAGCCTTTTCCCCGCCTTGAAGGACCTCGGACGGCGCCCTGGAGCGCCGGAACCTTTCATCTCCCCCTCCTTCCCGACCTCGTCGCCGGGTGGCGCCTTTCCCCCGACGAGATCCGTTTCCTGAGGGATCTTCCGGAAAAGGGAGAGGAGGGGGTGTTCCCCTTCCCCGACCTCGACTCCTTCAGTGGGCCGGCCCTGGCCGTTTTCGGCGCTCCGGCCCGTCTCCTGGGGCTTCCTCTTCCCGGTGCCTTCGTCGAGGGGACCGGAGAGGGGGCCGTCGCGGACGTCGACGCCTTCTGGCGCGACCGTCTGGGAGAGGTCGGCCTCTCTCCCTCTCCCGTCGAGGGTTTCCCCTCGGGAGGCGCGACCTTCTTCCCCCTGACCCTGACGGCTGTCGCCGGCGGCGACGGGGCCCTCTTCGGCATCGTCGACGGCAGAGACCTGCCGCCCCGTCGCCCTCTGGCCGACTTCCTTCCGGGCCTGGCCGGAGAGGAACGTTTCTGGCTCGTCGCCGACCTTCCCCGCCTCTGCGAGCGCCTTCAGGCTCCCGAGGCGGTGGGGCGGCTGCTCTCCCATTTCGGCCGTCTCCCTTTGCCCCTTCGCCTGACTCAGACTCTGAGGGAACTCTCTCCCCTGGGGCGACTCGTACTCATGATTCCCAGACTCGATAGCGGCTGGGTCACCTGGACCCGGCCGACGACCACCGAATAGCGGCGACAAGGAGGCTCTCTGTTGATGTTTCACGACGCTTTGGACGTTTTGCGGAAGAGGGGCTTCATCGAGTGGTGCAGCCATCCCGAATCCTTGGGCGATCTTTTCAAAAAAGAGCGCGTCTCGGCCTATATCGGTTTTGACCCCACGGCCGACAGCCTTCACGTGGGCCATCTCATCCCCATCATGGGCCTGGCCTGGCTTCAGCGCCTCGGCCATCGCCCCATCGCCCTCGCCGGCGGCGGCACGGGGATGATCGGCGACCCCTCGGGCAAGACGGCCGAAAGGATGCTGCTGACGGTGGAGAAGGTCCGGGAAAACGTCGAGGCCGTCAAGCTCCAGCTGGCCCATTTCCTCGACTTCGAGGCCAGTGAGAACGGGGCTCTTCTGGTCAACAACTACGACTGGCTCGGCGCGATCGGCCTCATCGACTTCCTGAGGGAGACGGGCAAACACTTCACCGTCAACTACCTCCTCGGCCGCGAATATGTCCGCAGCCGCCTCGAGGACCCGGAAAAATCGATCTCCTTCACGGAGTTTTCCTACTCCCTCCTTCAGGCCCGAGACTTCCAGCACCTCATGGAAACCTACGGCTGCAAGCTCCAGATGGGAGGCAACGATCAGCAGGGCAACATCATCTCCGGCATCGACCTCATCCGCAAGACGTCGGGGGCCGAGGCCTTCGGCATCACCTACCCCCTCCTCCTCGACTCGGCGGGCAACAAGTTCGGCAAGACGGCGGGAGGGGCCGTCTGGCTCTCGGCGGAGCGGACCTCTCCCTACCGTTTCTTCCAGTTCTGGATCAACAGCGAGGACAGCCAGGTCGAAAAACTCCTCAAGCTCTACACCTTCCTCCCTCTTGAGGAGATCGCCTCCATCATGGCCGCCCACGCCGAGCATCCCGAAAGGCGCGAGGCCCAGAGGATCCTGGCCCGCCAGATCACGACGACGGTCCACGGAGAAGGGGCGGCGAAACGAAGCGAAAGGGCCAGCGAGATCCTCTTCGGCGGAGCCTTCGACGCGGCCGAACTCGACGGCGACATGTTCCGTCTCCTCGCCGGCGAGGTCCCCTTCGGGCAGTTGACCCTGCGTCCGGGCTACCTCCTGGCCGAACTGCTCGTCGACTGCGGTGCCTGTGCAAGCCGGGGCGAGGCCAAACGCCTCCTCCGCGGCGGCGGCGTCACCGTCAACGGGACGAAGGTCGACGACGAATCGGCGTCCCTGAAGGGCTCCGATCTCCTCTCCGAGGGCTATCTTCTCCTCCGGCTGGGCAAGCGCCGCTTCCATCTCCTGCGCCTTTCCTGACCGCCCCTTCCTCCTGATTTTCCCTGTACAGACGCCGATCTTTCCTCGGCGTCTGTCTTTTGTTTTTTCCCCGTGGGAATCGTCCTCAAAAGGCTGGACAGAGAGGAAAGAAGCGCCTACTATACATATAGGGGTATGACTATCAATTCAAAAAACCGGGAGGTAAGACAATGGGCAAAAAAGTGGTCGTCATCGGCGGAGTGGCCTGCGGAGGCAAGGCCGCCGCCCGTCTGCGGAGACTTGATCCCGAGGCGGAGATTCTCGTCCTTGAAAAAGGACCCTACCTGAGCTATGCCGGGTGCGGTCTGCCCTACTACGTCGGCGGCGTCGTCGAGGAGTATCGCGATCTGATGTGCACGCCCGCCGGCGTGGTCCGCGACGCCAATTTCTTCCGCAAGGTGAAGAAGGTCGATGTCCTGACGCGTCACATGGCCACCTCCATCGACCGCCAGACCCGGACCGTGACGGCTCTCGACCTGGAGACCCAGCAGGAGAAGACCTTTCCCTACGACAATCTCGTCATCGCCACCGGTTCGTCGCCCATCCGTCCGCCTCTTCCCGGCATCGATCTCGACAAGGTCTTCACGCTCTGGACTCTCGACGATGCCCTGGCCATGAGAGCCGCCGTCGACGGCGGTTCGGTGAAGCGTGCCGTCATCGTCGGAGGCGGTCTCATCGGCATCGAAGTCGTCGAGGCCCTCGTCTCCCGTGGCATCGCCGTCGACGTTGTCGATCTTCTCGACCGGCCCCTGCCCAACATGATCGACGAGGAGTTCGGGTCCCGTCTCGTCAAGATCATGGCCCAGAAGGGCGTCACCTTCTACGGGGGGGAGAAGGTCCTGGAGATCGCCGGCGAAGGGTCGAGGATCAAGGCCGTCAGGACGGACCGGAGAGAACTCCCCGCCGACATGGTCCTCCTCGCCGTCGGCGTCCGGGCCAACACGCAGCTCGCCGTCGACGCCGGTCTCGAGATCGGTCCCTCGAAGGGGATCGTCGTCGACGAGGCCATGCGCACCAGCGATCCGGCCATCTTCGCCGGAGGGGACTGCGTCGAAGTCCGTCACCACCTCACGGGCGAGAAGGTCCGCCAGCCCATGGGCTCGTCGGCCAATCGCGAGGGCCGGGTCATCGCCGATAACATCGCAGGCAGGTCGTCCACCTTCGGCGGCGTCCTGGGAACGGCCATCATGCGCTTCTTCGATTACACCGTCGGGCGGACGGGGCTCAACGAGGACGCGGCCCGAGCGAAGGGCTTCGACCCCGTCACGATGACGGTGACGGCCGCCGACATTCCTCACTTCATGCCCGGTGCGGCCTGGATGGTCATCAAGCTCGTCGCCGACAGGAAGACGGGACGCCTCTTGGGAGGCCAGTTCTTCGGTCCCGGCGTCGTCGACAAACGTCTTGACGCCCTCGTCTCGGCCATCACGGGAGGTCAGACCGTCGACGACCTGGCCGATACCGACCTGGCCTACGCACCGCCCTACGCCACGGCTCTCGATCCTCTGACTCAGGCGGCCAACGCCCTGAGAAACAAGATGGAGGGCCTGATGGAGAGCTATTCGCCCGGCGAGTTCGTTCGCCGGGCCCAGTCGGGCGAGCCCTACCTTCTCCTCGACGTGAGAATGGCCTCTGAGATCGGCGTTCAGGGCAAACTGCCCTTCGAGAGTCAGGTCAACATCCCCCTTGGGGCTCTCTGGGAAAGGGCCGGCGAACTGCCGCGCGATCGGGAAATCATCGCCTTCTGCAAGATTTCCCTCAGGGGCTGGGACGCCGTCAGCATCCTCCAGGGGCACGGCTTCGAGCGCATTTCCGTCCTCGAGGGGGGCGTCATCGGCTGGCCCTACGAGCTGACGCGCTGAAAAGGTTCTGCCGACAGGTCGGCTGATCCGGGGCGTCCGACCCGAGAGGCCTGCCCTGTCCGGAGAGAGGCCGAAGGGGGGACGACGGAGGTTCTCCCCCCTTCGGAGTTCCTCTGGAGAGGAACTCCGAGAAGGCGATCGATAAAGATCTCCGGACTTGCGCCGGAGATCTTTATCGATCGCCTCTTATTGTGTAAGCTCATGGGTGATCGTCGTCGGAGGGAGATCCCGCACCGGCGACGGGGGAGGCCCCCTCCTGCGGGGCTTCCCGGTGGAGCGAGAAGGGGACGATCGATCTGCCCTGTCGATGGCCTGCCGTCCTTCTGGTGGCATGGGGAGTTTTCCTGGGTTTTGCAGCGGCCGCGGCCGAGGCTGTCGTCGAGGTCGGACTTGTGACGTGGAGTTTCGACCCGATGGAGGAAAGAACCATCGAGGGGCTCGTCGAGAGGCTCGGAGATCTCCAGGGGAGCGCCGTCCTTCTGCGAAGGGACAGCGTCCTTTCGGATGATCGCTTCCTGGCTCATATGGAGGAATTCCGTCGCAGAAAGGTCGCCTGCGTCGTCGTCGTGGGAAACCTGGCCGCACGGAAGGCCCATGAAGGCCGGTGGTGGCGTCATTTCCCCATCGTCGCCGCGGCCATCGACGATCCCCGTTCCCTCGGCCTCGAGAGACAGAGCGCCGACGGGCCGGAGATGACGGGCGTCGTCGACGCGTTACCTCTGCGGGAGAGCTTCGACCTGCTCCGATACCTCTCACCGGCAGCCTCGTCCGTCGGTTTTCTTTTCGAAAAGAGATCTTCCGGCGCCGCCTTGGCCGAGGTGTTCGACCTGGATCGGATCGGAGCGGCCCTGAACCTTTCGATCCGTCCCGTCGCCGTCGATGATCGGCTGACGATGGGAGAGGATTTCCTCCGCCACGTCGAGGGGCTCGACGCCGTCCTCGTCGGAAGGGGAAGGGGACCCATGGAACAGGCTCTTTCGCTTCTGCTTCGCGACGAGGAGCGCCCGGTCTACGCCCTCTCCGAGGAGGGTGTGGCCTCCGGCGCCGTCGCGGGCCTCTTCGTCGATCGTCGCCGTCTCGGTCGGGAGACGGCCCGTCTCGTCTCCTCCATCCTCAAGGGGGCGAAGGCCTCCGCCGTTCCCTACGTTTTCTGTCGCGAGGCTCGTCTTGCCGTCAATTTGGCCGGTGCCAGGCGGGCGGGGATCGGCGTGCCTCCTCTCATGATGGCCGAGGCGGCCGGCGTCTGGCGCTCTGCCAGCGGCAGGGCCTGGTACGGCGAAGACGGCCTCCTCCTTCCCTCGCTGCGGATCGAGAACGATCCCGAGGGGAAAATCTACCGCCCCATCGGGGTCGTCTCGGCGGCGACGCGAAGCTGCCGCCCCTTTCTCGAAGGGCTCGTCCGTGCCCTCCGACAGAGCCGAAACAACTACGACCTTTTCATGGTCGCCGCCGAGGGGGATTCGGACGATCGAGCCTCGCTTCTGGCCCGAGTGGAGGCAAAGGCCGATCTGCTCGTATCCGTGGGCTCCGTCACCACGGGGGCGGTCCTTTCCCTCCCTTCGAAGGTCCCCGTCGTTTTCGCGGGCACTCTCGATGTCGCCGGGGAAGCCCTTGTCTCCCGTGTCCCCTCCGTCACGGGGAGCAGTGACCTTTTGCCCGCCAAAGAACAGGTCCGCTTTCTCCGGAGTCTCTTCGGCGCCGATGCCCTCTTCGTCCTTCCCCGTCCCTCGTCTCCGACGGGGAACGAGGCCGATCGCCTCCGCGACGGG
The DNA window shown above is from Aminithiophilus ramosus and carries:
- a CDS encoding ABC transporter substrate binding protein — protein: MAWGVFLGFAAAAAEAVVEVGLVTWSFDPMEERTIEGLVERLGDLQGSAVLLRRDSVLSDDRFLAHMEEFRRRKVACVVVVGNLAARKAHEGRWWRHFPIVAAAIDDPRSLGLERQSADGPEMTGVVDALPLRESFDLLRYLSPAASSVGFLFEKRSSGAALAEVFDLDRIGAALNLSIRPVAVDDRLTMGEDFLRHVEGLDAVLVGRGRGPMEQALSLLLRDEERPVYALSEEGVASGAVAGLFVDRRRLGRETARLVSSILKGAKASAVPYVFCREARLAVNLAGARRAGIGVPPLMMAEAAGVWRSASGRAWYGEDGLLLPSLRIENDPEGKIYRPIGVVSAATRSCRPFLEGLVRALRQSRNNYDLFMVAAEGDSDDRASLLARVEAKADLLVSVGSVTTGAVLSLPSKVPVVFAGTLDVAGEALVSRVPSVTGSSDLLPAKEQVRFLRSLFGADALFVLPRPSSPTGNEADRLRDGMIGDGLEAALLDLKASLSPEATARSLADAVADARSRGRRPVLVVPALPAVYRALPALASIMKAEDLAFPVYVTSPWIQHRWGGTVAPDVAPEDVGLAAGRYVVRILEQGISPGDLPLWTQQGTRSVRLMRRWRELSRWSLPPSWGGGVKELLVEEVVP
- a CDS encoding FAD-dependent oxidoreductase — protein: MGKKVVVIGGVACGGKAAARLRRLDPEAEILVLEKGPYLSYAGCGLPYYVGGVVEEYRDLMCTPAGVVRDANFFRKVKKVDVLTRHMATSIDRQTRTVTALDLETQQEKTFPYDNLVIATGSSPIRPPLPGIDLDKVFTLWTLDDALAMRAAVDGGSVKRAVIVGGGLIGIEVVEALVSRGIAVDVVDLLDRPLPNMIDEEFGSRLVKIMAQKGVTFYGGEKVLEIAGEGSRIKAVRTDRRELPADMVLLAVGVRANTQLAVDAGLEIGPSKGIVVDEAMRTSDPAIFAGGDCVEVRHHLTGEKVRQPMGSSANREGRVIADNIAGRSSTFGGVLGTAIMRFFDYTVGRTGLNEDAARAKGFDPVTMTVTAADIPHFMPGAAWMVIKLVADRKTGRLLGGQFFGPGVVDKRLDALVSAITGGQTVDDLADTDLAYAPPYATALDPLTQAANALRNKMEGLMESYSPGEFVRRAQSGEPYLLLDVRMASEIGVQGKLPFESQVNIPLGALWERAGELPRDREIIAFCKISLRGWDAVSILQGHGFERISVLEGGVIGWPYELTR
- the tyrS gene encoding tyrosine--tRNA ligase; this translates as MFHDALDVLRKRGFIEWCSHPESLGDLFKKERVSAYIGFDPTADSLHVGHLIPIMGLAWLQRLGHRPIALAGGGTGMIGDPSGKTAERMLLTVEKVRENVEAVKLQLAHFLDFEASENGALLVNNYDWLGAIGLIDFLRETGKHFTVNYLLGREYVRSRLEDPEKSISFTEFSYSLLQARDFQHLMETYGCKLQMGGNDQQGNIISGIDLIRKTSGAEAFGITYPLLLDSAGNKFGKTAGGAVWLSAERTSPYRFFQFWINSEDSQVEKLLKLYTFLPLEEIASIMAAHAEHPERREAQRILARQITTTVHGEGAAKRSERASEILFGGAFDAAELDGDMFRLLAGEVPFGQLTLRPGYLLAELLVDCGACASRGEAKRLLRGGGVTVNGTKVDDESASLKGSDLLSEGYLLLRLGKRRFHLLRLS